The Engystomops pustulosus chromosome 3, aEngPut4.maternal, whole genome shotgun sequence region AGGGGCACAGGGGGCGGGGGTAACTAATAGAGGGGCACAGGGGGCGGGGGTAACTAATAGAGGGGCACAGGGGGCGGGGGTAACTAATAGAGGGGcacagggggcaggggtaactaatAGAGGGGCACAGGGGGAGTGGAGCATAACTTATAGAGGGGCACAGGGGCAGGACCCAGCTAATAGAGAGGTATAGGGGGTGGGACGTAACTAATAGAGGGGCACAGGGGGAGTGGAGCATAACTAATAGAggggcacagggggcggggcataaCTAATAGAGGGGCACAGGGGCAGGACCCAGCTAATAGGGGggtacagggggcggggctctcgCCTCTCATTTGGTTGTTACCTTGTCTCTTCTCTCTTGCAGCCTGAACTGTCTGGATTGGTGCCTTCTGGCTCCGCCCACAGATGACGTCATTAGAGAAGCACAGCTCATAAAGGGCCGTTTTATCGGAGACCCCGCCCACGAGTATGAGCTGATAGTGCGGAGGAAGGCGGGGGAGGGGTCagcgctggaggaggaggatgtgacGGTAATGTGGCCTCCTTtctgtatattgggggggggggggggcggacccTCCCTGACGTCTTCTCTCTCTTCCCTCCGCAGAGGTACATTAAGGAGGAGTCCCGGCTGATCGCCACCATCGCACTGATCGATCGTGAGGCTGCGGTGGCTCCCCGGGGGGCCTTCATCAGGAGCCCACTGGGGCAGGTTCACATTAACCCCAGCTTCAGAGGTAACCTAACCCCTCTCACCACTGACCTCACtcactgtctatcagtgtagacCCTTCATTTATAGACAGGGGTCTTCTCCATATTGGATCCTCCAGGCTTCTGACCTTTCACCCCGTGCTCTTGACCCTTGCAGGTCTTACAGTCAGTGAGTCAAAAAAGCTGAGCTCCTTCTTCCACTTCACCCCAACGCTGATCCCCAAGAAGAAGTCTCTGCTGGAGAAGGCCGACCTGGACCCCGCCATCGACTTCCTGGACTCCCTGGAACATGATATCCCTAAAGGTGAGCGACAGAGGGCGCCGGAGAGGGTGGGGGCAACAACTTCATGTCCTGATGTACAACAGGTGCAGTGGtcagaggggaaggagcagggaccccagcagcacagaggatgtcaggagaggagtgcatcatcctgtgggaggtcacagatagaggggaaggagcaggaccccagcagcacagaggatgtcaggagaggagtgcatcatcctgtgggaggtcacagatagaggggaaggagcagggaccccagcagcacagaggatgtcaggagaggagtgcatgatcctgtgggaggtcacagatagaggggaaggagcaggaccccagcagcacagaggatgtcaggggaggagcgcatgatcctgtgggaggtcacagatagaggggaaggagcaggaccccagcagcacagaggatgtcaggagaggagtgcatgATCCTATGGGAGGTCACagatagaggggaaggagcagggaccccagcagcacagaggatgtcaggagaggagcgcatgatcctgtgggaggtcacagatagaggggaaggagcaggaccccagcagcacagaggatgtcaggggaggagggcatgatcctgtgggaggtcacagatagaggggaaggagcagggtccccagcagcacagaggatgtcaggggaggagcgcatgatcctgtgggaggtcacagatagaggggaaggagcagggaccccagcagcacagaggatgtcaggggaggagcgcatgatcctgtgggaggtcacagatagaggggaaggagcaggaccccagcagcacataggatgtcaggagaggagcgcatgatcctgtgggaggtcacagatagaggggaaggagcaggaccccagcagcacagaggatgtcaggagaggagcgcatgatcctgtgggaggtcacagatagaagggaaggagcagggaccccagcagcacagaggatgtcaggggaggagcgcatgatcctgtgggaggtcacagatagaggggaaggagcagggtccccagcagcacagaggatgtcaggggaggagcgcatgatcctgtgggaggtcacagatagaggggaggagcagggaccccagcagcacagaggatgtcaggagaggagtgcatgatcctgtgggaggtcacATGCTGggaggggaaggagcagggacccagcagcacagaggatgtcaggagaggagcgcatgatcctgtgggaggtcacagatagaggggaaggagcagggaccccagcagcacagaggatgtcaggagaggagtgcatcatcctgtgggaggtcacagatagaggggaaggagcagggtccccagcagcacagaggatgtcaggggaggagggcatgatcctgtgggaggtcacagatagaggggaaggagcagggtccccagcagcacagaggatgtcaggagaggagcgcatgatcctgtgggaggtcacagatagaggggaggagcagggaccccagcagcacagaggatgtcaggagaggagtgcatcatcctgtgggaggtcacagatagaggggaaggagcagggaccccagcagcacagaggatgtcaggagaggagtgcatcatcctgtgggaggtcacagatagaggggaaggagcagggaccccagcagcacagaggatgtcaggagaggagtgcatcatcctgtgggaggtcacagatagaggggaaggagcaggatcCCCAgctgcacagaggatgtcaggggaggagcgcatgatcctgtgggaggtcacagatagaggggaaggagcagggaccccagcagcacagaggatgtcaggggaggagtgcatgatcctgtgggaggtcacagatagaggggaaggagcagggaccccagcagcacagaggatgtcaggagaggagcgcatgatcctgtgggaggtcacagatagaggggaaggagcagggaccccagcagcacagaggatgtcaggggaggagtgcatgatcctgtgggaggtcacagatagaggggaaggagcagggaccccagcagcacagaggatgtcaggggaggagtgcatgatcctgtgggaggtcacagatagaggggaggagcagggaccccagcagcacagaggatgtcaggagaggagtgcatcatcctgtgggaggtcacagatagaggggaaggagcaggatcCCCAgctgcacagaggatgtcaggggaggagcgcatgatcctgtgggaggtcacagatagaggggaaggagcagggaccccagcagcacagaggatgtcaggggaggagtgcatgatcctgtgggaggtcacagatagaggggaaggagcaggaccccagcagcacagaggatgtcaggagaggagcgcatgatcctgtgggaggtcacagatagaggggaaggagcaggaccccagcagcacagaggatgtcaggagaggagtgcatgatcctgtgggaggtcacagatagaggggaaggagcagggtccccagcagcacagaggatgtcaggggaggagcgcatgatcctgtgggaggtcacagatagaggggaaggagcaggaccccagcagcacagaggatgtcaggggaggagtgcatgatcctgtgggaggtcacagatagaggggaaggagcagggtccccagcagcacagaggatgtcaggggaggagcgcatgatcctgtgggaggtcacagatacaggggaaggagcagggaccccagcagcacagaggatgtcaggggaggagcgcatgatcctgtgggaggtcacagatagaggggaaggagcagggaccccagcagcacagaggatgtcaggagaggagtgcatcatcctgtgggaggtcacagatagaggggaaggagcagggaccccagcagcacagaggatgtcaggagaggagtgcatgatcctgtgggaggtcacagatagaggggaaggagcagggtccccagcagcacagaggatgtcaggagaggagcgcatgatcctgtgggaggtcacagatagaggggaaggagcaggaccccagcagcacagaggatgtcaggagaggagtgcatgatcctgtgggaggtcacagatagaggggaaggagcagggaccccagcagcacagaggatgtcaggagaggagcgcatgatcctgtgggaggtcacagatagaggggaaggagcaggaccccagcagcacagaggatgtcaggagaggagggcatgatcctgtgggaggtcacagatagaggggaaggagcagggtccccagcagcacagaggatgtcaggggaggagcgcatgatcctgtgggaggtcacagatagaggggaaggagcagggaccccagcagcacagaggatgtcaggagaggagtgcatgatcctgtgggaggtcacATGCTGggaggggaaggagcagggaccccagcagcacagaggatgtcaggagaggagcgcatgatcctgtgggaggtcacATGCTGggaggggaaggagcagggaccccagcagcacagaggatgtcaggggaggagcgcatgatcctgtgggaggtcacagatagaggggaaggagcagggtccccagcagcacagaggatgtcaggagaggagcgcatgatcctgtgggaggtcacagatagaggggaggagcagggaccccagcagcacagaggatgtcaggagaggagtgcatcatcctgtgggaggtcacagatagaggggaaggagcagggaccccagcagcacagaggatgtcaggagaggagggtttgatcctgtgggaggtcacagatagaggggaaggagcagggaccccagcagcacagaggatgtcaggagaggagtgcatgatcctgtgggaggtcacagatagaggggaggagcagggtccccagcagcacagaggatgtcaggagaggagtgcatgatcctgtgggaggtcacagatagaggggaggagcagggaccccagcagcacagaggatgtcaggagaggagtgcatcatcctgtgggaggtcacagatagaggggaaggagcagggaccccagcagcacagaggatgtcaggagaggagtgcatgatcctgtgggaggtcacagatagaggggaaggagcaggatcccagcagcacagaggatgtcaggggaggagtgcatgatcctgtgggaggtcacagatagaggggaggagcaggaccccagcagcacagaggatgtcaggagaggagtgcatgatcctgtgggaggtcacagatagagggaaggagcagggaccccagcagcacagaggatgtcaggggaggagcgcatgatcctgtgggaggtcacagatagaggggaaggagcagggaccccagcagcacagaggatgtcaggagaggagtgcatgatcctgtgggaggtcacagatagaggggaaggagcagggaccccagcagcacagaggatgtcaggagaggagcgcatgatcctgtgggaggtcacagatagaggggaaggagcaggaccccagcagcacagaggatgtcaggagaggagtgcatgatcctgtgggaggtcacagatagaggggaaggagcaggaccccagcagcacagaggatgtcaggagaggagtgcatgatcctgtgggaggtcacATGCTGGGGGGGAAGGAGCAGGATCCCCAgctgcacagaggatgtcaggggaggagcgcatgatcctgtgggaggtcacagatacaggggaaggagcagggtccccagcagcacagaggatgtcaggagaggagtgcatgatcctgtgggaggtcacagatagaggggaaggagcagggaccccagcagcacagaggatgtcaggagaggagtgcatgatcctgtgggaggtcacagatagaggggaaggagcaggaccccagcagcacagaggatgtcaggagaggagtgcatgatcctgtgggaggtcacagatagaggggaaggagcagggaccccagcagcacagaggatgtcaggagaggagcgcatgatcctgtgggaggtcacagatagagggggaggagcagggtccccagcagcacagaggatgtcaggagaggagtgcatgatcctgtgggaggtcacagatagaggggaaggagcaggatccccagcagcacagaggatgtcaggagaggagtgcatgatcctgtgggaggtcacagatagaggggaaggagcagggtccccagcagcacagaggatgtcaggagaggagtgcatgatcctgtgggaggtcacagatagaggggaaggagcagggaccccagcagcacagaggatgtcaggggaggagcgcatgatcctgtgggaggtcacagatagaggggaggagcaggaccccagcagcacagaggatgtcaggggaggagcgcatgatcctgtgggaggtcacagatagaggggaaggagcaggatccccagcagcacagaggatgtcaggagaggagggtttgatcctgtgggaggtcacagatagaggggaaggagcagggaccccagcagcacagaggatgtcaggggaggagtgcatgatcctgtgggaggtcacagatagaggggaggagcagggaccccagcagcacagaggatgtcaggagaggagtgcatgatcctgtgggaggtcacagatagaggggaaggagcagggaccccagcagcacagaggatgtcaggagaggagcgcatgatcctgtgggaggtcacagatagagggggaggagcagggaccccagcagcacagaggatgtcaggggaggagcgcatgatcctgtgggaggtcacagatagagggggaggagcagggaccccagcagcacagagtatgtcaggagaggagtgcatgatcctgtgggaggtcacagatagagggggaggagcaggaccccagcagcacagaggatgtcaggggaggagtgcatgatcctgtgggaggtcacagatagaggggaaggagcagggtccccagcagcacagaggatgtcaggagaggagggtttgatcctgtgggaggtcacagatagaggggaaggagcagggaccccagcagcacagaggatgtcaggggaggagtgcatgatcctgtgggaggtcacagatagaggggaaggagcagggtccccagcagcacagaggatgtcaggggaggagcgcatgatcctgtgggaggtcacagatagaggggaaggagcaggatccccagcagcacagaggatgtcagtaATAAGCAGTGATCTCCCTCTATGACCAGTAAAGGAGGTgatgctggtggtgggggtgatGTAAGGTGCTGGCCCGCGCTCTGTGACCTTGTATGTCCGTGTAGCGGGTGGTGCAGCGTCTGCCAGGAGTCGGCTTTATGAGCTGTTAATCTGTGTCTGAGCCGGTGCAAATTCCTGGGGGGGGATGAGAGTTGTGGGGGGCCATGGAGGCTTCGGGGATAGCAGTGTGATCAGGACGTCGCTGTAGCCTCATTAACCCTATACTGTCCCCTGTGCTGTGGCTTAAGGATAACATGCACtagggacatcccctttaatgatgTTACAGGGATCCCTATGACCTGATGTGTATAGTCTGCACCTTCCCGGGTCTGTACAGGACGCAGGGACACCCCGATCCCAGTAGCGCTTGGTGCTGGACACCCTGAGGTCACACTCTGTGTGCATGTGACTACGGAGCTGGTAATAAGGTCATGGGGTTTCCCTCTATGGGGCACACGTATCACGCTGACCCCTGGCATCTATCTGGTGGCTCTGACCTTTCTCATTCCTGGGGTCCAGTGTGTGTACCGGACCAGCGCTCCAATCTCTTCTATGGGACCTAAGTGATTGGAGCGTAGGGGGGTTACCCATGTCCCACTCATTGTTATtctagaacctgcctggtaagggtTAATCCAGCCGCTCTCCTGGCGTGTGGTGGTAGCAGGCGAGGGCTGGTGCATCCTCTGAGGTCGATGTCCCACAGACGCCGCACCCGTCTACCAGGACACTGCCTCTAAGCTTTCCCATGTGCCGCACCCTCGCCCCGGGGCCCAACAAATGTGGTTCTCATTGTCTGAGGAGTCACAAGCGCACAGGGAAAGAGATGAGATCCTGCTGCAGCCCCAGCGCGGGGTCCTCACAGCACCCCAACACCAGGGACACCCCAACACCAGGGACACCCCAACACCAGGGAGATCTGACGGGTAGCCATGGAGCAGCAGGGGCAGCGCTGGGGGAGTCCTGATAACCTTTCCTTTCCTTGTGCAGTACCCCCCTGCTGCGAGGACCCCTCCTCCCTGTAACCCTTTCCTTTCCTTGTGCAGTACCCCCCCTGCTGCGAGGACCCCTCCTCCCTGTAACCCTTTCCTTGTGCAGTACCCCCCCTGCTGCGAGGACCCCTCCTCCCTGTAACCCTTTCCTTGTGCAGTACCCCCCTGCTGCGAGGACCCCTCCTCCCTGTAACCCTTTCCTTGTGCAGTACCCCCCTGCTGCGAGGACCTCTCCTCCCTGTAACCCTTTCCTTTCCTTGTGCAGTACCCCCCTGCTGCGAGGACCTCTCCCCCCTGTAACCCTTTCCTTTCCTTGTGCAGTACCCCCCCTGCTGCGAGGACCTCTCCTCCCTGTAACCCTTTCCTTTCCTTGTGCAGTACCCCCCCTGCTGCGAGGACCCCTCCTCCCTGTAACCCTTTCCTTTTGCAGTACCCCCCTGCTGCGAGGACCTCTCCTCCCTGTAACCCTTTCCTTTCCTTGTGCAGTACCCCCCTGCTGCGAGGACCTCTCCTCCCTGTAACCCTTTCCTTTCCTGGTGCAGTACCCCCCTGCTGCGAGGACCTCTTCTCCCTGTAACCCTTTCCTTTCCTTGTGCAGTACCCCCCCTGCTGCGAGGACCCCTCCTCCCTGTAACCCTTTCCTTTCCTTGTGCAGTACCCCCCCCTGCTGCGAGGACCCCTCCTCCCTGTAACCCTTTCCTTTCCTTGTGCAGTACCCCCCTGCTGCGAGGACCCCTCCTCCCTGTAACCCTTTCCTTTCCTTGTGCAGTACCCCCCTGCTGCGAGGACCCCTCCTCCCTGTAACCCTTTCCTTTCCTTGTGCAGTACCCCCCCCTGCTGCGAGGACCTCTCCTCCCTGTAACCCTTTCCTTTCCTTGTGCAGTACTCCCCTGCTGCGAGGACCTCTCCCCCCTGTAACCCTTTCCTTTCCTTGTGCAGTACCCCCCCTGCTGCGAGGACCCCTCCTCCCTGTAACCCTTTCCTTTCCTTGTGCAGTACCCCCCCTGCTGCGAGGACCCCTCCTCCCTGTAACCCTTTCCTTTCCTTGTGCAGTACCCCCCCTGCTGCGAGGACCCCTCCTCCCTGTAACCCTTTCCTTTCCTTGTGCAGTACCCCCCCTGC contains the following coding sequences:
- the RSPH9 gene encoding radial spoke head protein 9 homolog, encoding MELSLSLVPGLSPEQCAALRTSLQLLRRDMRLSSLQCWGKILGVRGDYYIAQGTEGEEQLRGRRSFYSLNCLDWCLLAPPTDDVIREAQLIKGRFIGDPAHEYELIVRRKAGEGSALEEEDVTRYIKEESRLIATIALIDREAAVAPRGAFIRSPLGQVHINPSFRGLTVSESKKLSSFFHFTPTLIPKKKSLLEKADLDPAIDFLDSLEHDIPKGCWSLQWERGSSVVVLRSLLWLGMTFYHVPLTPQHGYLYIGSGERNIDLPFMI